A window from Sebastes fasciatus isolate fSebFas1 chromosome 22, fSebFas1.pri, whole genome shotgun sequence encodes these proteins:
- the LOC141760402 gene encoding uncharacterized protein LOC141760402 isoform X1 — protein sequence MEKCSVPEQLIRVCSIKCEDENSLHQWSSDTTIHHGNRDQDQEHVKSEMEEDQQSNKVPRRPAAGSSSDTTDVQVSKDCSIPLTRVRISSAMLAAMDAGGCTAAVPKGQKKRQVEQKAAASKKRPAEQQVLKECSIPLRRVRISSAMLAAMDAVGSTVAVLKGQKKHHVEWKAAASKRRLSERQKRRGRKGLIHQRVHIGEKLHSCDQCEKTFASGSTLRVHQRNHTGEKPYSCDECGAAFLHKGHLKIHQRIHTGEKPCSCDECGAAFRRKGHLKIHQRIHTGEKPYSCDQCGAAFTQLSNLKRHRRIHTGEKPYSCDKCEKAYTHKTNLLIHRRVHTGEKPYWCDQCGKTFAVGSALTVHQRIHTGEKPYSCDECGAAFLQQGHLKIHQRIHTGEKPYSCDECGAAFLHKGHLKIHQRIHTGEKPYSCDECGAAFLHKGHLKIHQHIHTGAKPYNCDECGTAFRRQSHLENHKRIHTGEKPFSCDDCGAAFAQLSSLKSHQSIHSGEKLYSCDKCEKAYTYKKNLSIHRRVHTGEKPYSCDECGAAFLQQGHLKIHQRIHTGEKPYSCDQCGKTFTSSGDLKKHQRIHTGEKPYSCDECGASFTVSGTLKLHQRIHTGEKPYSCDQCGKTFSQGSALKGHQRTHTGEKPYRCDQCGGSFTHSGHLKSHQRIHTGEKPYGCGQCGKTFKWNNSLQKHQRSHTASL from the exons GTCCCCAGAAGACCAGCAGCAGGCTCGTCCTCTGATACCACCGATGTTCAG gtGTCGAAGGATTGTTCCATCCCGCTGACACGAGTCAGGATCAGCAGTGCGATGTTGGCTGCGATGGATGCCGGTGGATGCACAGCAGCTGTTCCAAAAGGCCAAAAG AAACGTCAAGTGGAGCAGAAAGCAGCTGCTTCCAAGAAGAGACCGGCAGAGCAACAG gtgtTGAAGGAGTGTTCCATCCCACTGAGACGAGTCAGGATTAGCAGTGCAATGTTAGCTGCGATGGATGCCGTTGGAAGCACAGTAGCTGTTCTTAAAGGCCAAAAG AAACATCATGTGGAGTGGAAAGCAGCTGCTTCCAAGAGGAGACTGTCAGAGCGACag AaacggagaggaagaaagggactGATTCATCAGAGAGTTCACATTGGAGAGAAACTACACAGCTGTGACCAATGTGAGAAAACTTTTGCTTCGGGTAGCACCCTCAGAGTCCATCAACGCaatcacacaggagagaaaccctacagctgtgatgaatgtggggcAGCGTTCCTACATAAGGGTCatctgaaaatacatcaacgcattcacactggagagaaaccctgcagctgtgatgaatgtggggcAGCTTTCCGACGTAAGGGTCatctgaaaatacatcaacgcattcacactggagagaaaccctacagctgtgaccAGTGTGGCGCAGCTTTCACACAGTTAAGTAACTTAAAAAGGCACAggcgcattcacactggagagaaaccataCAGCTGTGATAAATGTGAGAAAGCGTACACCCATAAAACAAATCTATTAATCCACCGTCgtgttcacactggagagaaaccatactggtgtgaccaatgtgggaaAACTTTTGCAGTGGGGAGTGCCCTCACAGTCCACCAAcgtattcacactggagagaaaccgtacagctgtgatgaatgtggggcAGCGTTCTTACAACAGGGTCatctgaaaatacatcaacgcattcacacaggagagaaaccctacagctgtgatgaatgtggggcAGCTTTCCTACATAAGGGTCatctgaaaatacatcaacgcattcacactggagagaaaccctacagctgtgatgaatgtggggcAGCTTTCCTACATAAGGGTCatctgaaaatacatcaacacattcacactggagCGAAACCCTAcaactgtgatgaatgtgggacAGCCTTCCGGCGCCAGAGTCACCTTGAAAACCAtaaacgcattcacactggagagaaacccttcAGCTGTGATGATTGTGGCGCAGCTTTCGCACAGTTAAGTAGCTTGAAATCTCACCAGTCCATACATAGTGGAGAGAAACTATACAGCTGTGATAAATGTGAGAAAGCTTACAcctataaaaaaaatctatcaatCCACCGACgtgttcacactggagagaaaccctacagctgtgatgaatgtggggcAGCTTTCTTACAACAGGGTCatctgaaaatacatcaacgcattcacactggggAGAAACCGTACTcgtgtgaccaatgtgggaaAACTTTCACCTCATCAGGCGACCTTAAAAaacaccaacgcattcacactggagagaaaccctacagctgtgatgaatgtggggcATCTTTCACTGTGTCAGGAACCCTTAAattacatcaacgcattcacactggagagaaaccataCTCATGTGACCAATGTGGGAAAACGTTTTCTCAGGGTAGTGCCCTTAAAGGTCATCAACGCACTCACACCGGGGAGAAACCGTACAGGTGTGATCAATGTGGGGGAAGTTTTACTCATAGTGGTCACTTAAAATctcaccaacgcattcacactggggAGAAACCGTACGGGTGTGGCCAATGTGGGAAAACCTTTAAATGGAATAATTCCCTTCAAAAACACCAACGCAGTCACACTGCATCGTTGTGA
- the LOC141760402 gene encoding uncharacterized protein LOC141760402 isoform X3, with product MEEDQQNTDQRSNKVPRRPAAGSSSDTTDVQVSKDCSIPLTRVRISSAMLAAMDAGGCTAAVPKGQKKRQVEQKAAASKKRPAEQQVLKECSIPLRRVRISSAMLAAMDAVGSTVAVLKGQKKHHVEWKAAASKRRLSERQVCLCF from the exons atggaggaggacCAGCAGAACACGGACCAACGGAGCAACAAGGTCCCCAGAAGACCAGCAGCAGGCTCGTCCTCTGATACCACCGATGTTCAG gtGTCGAAGGATTGTTCCATCCCGCTGACACGAGTCAGGATCAGCAGTGCGATGTTGGCTGCGATGGATGCCGGTGGATGCACAGCAGCTGTTCCAAAAGGCCAAAAG AAACGTCAAGTGGAGCAGAAAGCAGCTGCTTCCAAGAAGAGACCGGCAGAGCAACAG gtgtTGAAGGAGTGTTCCATCCCACTGAGACGAGTCAGGATTAGCAGTGCAATGTTAGCTGCGATGGATGCCGTTGGAAGCACAGTAGCTGTTCTTAAAGGCCAAAAG AAACATCATGTGGAGTGGAAAGCAGCTGCTTCCAAGAGGAGACTGTCAGAGCGACaggtttgtctttgtttttaa